TTCCACTTCAATGGTCGGCAGCAGCAACTTGGATTTAATATGAGCGAGGGTTGCCGCCATCACTAAGTATTCGGCTGACAAGTCCATTTGTTGCTGTTCCATCTGCTCAATATAACTAAAATATTGAGCGGTGATTGGCGCTATTGGCAAGTCGGCGATATCAAACTTTTGTTTTTTGATCAGGTACAGCAATAAATCAAGCGGCCCTTCAAATTCATCTAAGCGAATTTCTAGCGCAGCATCAGGAATATAGAGATCTGAGGGTTTATCAACGAATGCTTCCCCCCTGATCATCGCAAGGGGTAATTCTTGCTGTTCCATATGGCCTATTGCTTGTCTTATTTAGCAGCTAATTTATGAGCTAAATGGCTCAGCATCACCCTCGCCAACACGTAAGATTTCCACCTCGCCTTCGGAAAAATCAATCACCGTCGTTGGGTGCTCGCCTAAGTAGCCACCGTTGAGAATCAAATCGACGCGTTTTTCAAGAATATCGCGAATATGTTCTGGGTCGTATTCCGCCATCGCCTCACCCGGCATAATCAAGGTGGTCGACATTAGCGGCTCACCCAACTCTTCCAACAAAGCTTGTGCAATTGCATTATCTGGAATGCGAATACCGATGGTTTTCTTTTTTGGATTCATCAAACGGCGCGGTACTTCTTTGGTCGCTTTAAAGATAAAGGTATAAGCGCCCGGCGTATTGTTTTTCATTAAACGAAATGCCGTGTTATCCACTTTCGCGTATTCCGAAAGCTCAGATAAATCGCGACAAACCAAGGCAAAATCGTGATCCATATCGATATGGCGAATCTGGCAAATACGCTCCAATGCTTTCTTATCACCTAAGTGACAACCGAGCGCATAGCCCGAATCAGTCGGGTAAACCACAACAGCGCCCTCTTTGATCATGGCTGCCGCTTGCTTCATTAAACGCCCTTGCGGGTTTTCTGGGTGAACGTAAAAAAACTGACTCATAACAGGTACCTTAGTGTCACTCGCTGCGGTTACCAGTGAGCTTTTATTTAGTTAATGTGTTGTTTGAATATGTTATTTTTGGATTTATATAA
The nucleotide sequence above comes from Thalassotalea euphylliae. Encoded proteins:
- a CDS encoding L-threonylcarbamoyladenylate synthase, which produces MSQFFYVHPENPQGRLMKQAAAMIKEGAVVVYPTDSGYALGCHLGDKKALERICQIRHIDMDHDFALVCRDLSELSEYAKVDNTAFRLMKNNTPGAYTFIFKATKEVPRRLMNPKKKTIGIRIPDNAIAQALLEELGEPLMSTTLIMPGEAMAEYDPEHIRDILEKRVDLILNGGYLGEHPTTVIDFSEGEVEILRVGEGDAEPFSS